One genomic window of Arachis stenosperma cultivar V10309 chromosome 10, arast.V10309.gnm1.PFL2, whole genome shotgun sequence includes the following:
- the LOC130955837 gene encoding putative clathrin assembly protein At4g40080 translates to MTKLREIIGIIKDKASQSKAAILSNRASLSLLRATSHDPSTPPAHHKLSTLLSSADGPRSSASAAISILLRRLHSTHSSAVALKCLLAAHHVIRHGTFILQDQLSTAYPCSRGGRNYLNLSHFRDRSSTTSWELSSWVRWYAHHIENILCASRTLGFFFLSALPPSPSSPARENKEERVSCLTNGDLLRELDSLVALIEGITKKPHHNNKIEEDYSKNKLVDEVVGLVEEDAVMAVSEVSARVNEFKERMGLLSFGEGVELVCILKRLEECREQLVACCSCLMEKGEKKRFWECVRELKEVAGKNVLCTEEEGKRVGRSERKTESDRFLDGRLVLNSVDLVRFPSSRFF, encoded by the coding sequence ATGACGAAACTGAGGGAGATCATTGGCATAATCAAAGACAAAGCCTCACAAAGCAAAGCAGCGATCCTCTCCAACCGCGCCAGCCTCTCTCTCCTCCGCGCCACCAGCCACGACCCCTCCACCCCGCCCGCCCACCACAAGCTCTCCACCCTCCTCTCCTCCGCCGACGGACCACGTTCCTCCGCCTCCGCCGCCATCTCCATCCTCCTCCGCCGCCTCCACTCCACCCACAGCTCCGCCGTCGCCCTCAAGTGCCTCCTAGCCGCCCACCACGTCATCCGCCACGGCACCTTCATCCTCCAGGACCAGCTCTCCACGGCGTACCCGTGCTCCCGCGGCGGCAGAAACTACCTTAACCTTTCCCACTTCCGCGACCGGAGCTCCACTACGTCGTGGGAGCTCTCCTCCTGGGTGCGATGGTACGCCCACCACATAGAGAACATATTATGCGCCTCCCGAACCCTCGGATTCTTCTTCCTCTCGGCGTTGCCGCCGTCTCCTTCTTCGCCGGCGCGTGAGAACAAAGAAGAGCGGGTTTCCTGTCTCACTAACGGTGATTTGTTAAGAGAATTGGATTCTTTGGTGGCTCTTATCGAAGGGATCACGAAGAAACCCCATCACAACAACAAGATTGAAGAAGATTACAGCAAGAACAAGCTTGTGGATGAGGTTGTTGGGTTGGTGGAAGAAGACGCGGTTATGGCGGTGAGTGAGGTTTCGGCGAGGGTGAACGAGTTCAAGGAGAGAATGGGTTTGTTGAGTTTTGGTGAAGGAGTTGAGCTTGTTTGCATTTTGAAGAGGTTGGAAGAGTGCAGAGAACAACTTGTTGCGTGTTGTTCATGTCTGatggaaaagggagagaagaaAAGGTTCTGGGAATGTGTGAGAGAGTTGAAGGAAGTGGCTGGGAAGAACGTGTTGTGTACGGAAGAAGAGGGTAAGAGAGTTGGAAGATCAGAGAGGAAAACGGAATCGGATCGGTTTCTTGACGGAAGACTTGTTCTGAATTCGGTTGATTTGGTGCGGTTTCCCTCCTCAAGGTTCTTCTGA